In Synechococcus sp. RS9909, one genomic interval encodes:
- the trxA gene encoding thioredoxin: MAPAVSDFTDAAFAQEVLQASKPVLVDFWATWCGPCRLMAPLMDWAAATYADRLDVGKLEVDGNPATRDAYRVQGIPTLIIFQNGAELARHEGAIAKPQLQAFLDAHL, encoded by the coding sequence GTGGCTCCTGCTGTCTCCGACTTCACCGATGCGGCCTTTGCCCAGGAGGTCCTCCAGGCGTCGAAGCCGGTGCTGGTCGATTTCTGGGCGACCTGGTGTGGCCCCTGCCGCCTGATGGCCCCCTTGATGGACTGGGCCGCCGCGACCTACGCCGACCGCCTCGATGTCGGCAAGCTTGAGGTGGACGGCAACCCTGCCACCCGCGATGCCTACAGGGTGCAGGGCATTCCCACGTTGATCATTTTTCAGAATGGTGCGGAGCTGGCACGCCATGAGGGTGCCATCGCCAAGCCCCAGCTGCAGGCGTTCCTGGATGCACACCTCTAG
- a CDS encoding response regulator transcription factor — protein sequence MVDAAASPPRVLLVDDESRLTDLLRLELDVEGYAVDVASDGASALIKARQDPAPNLIVLDWNLPDFTGIDICQRIRSSGVTTPILMLTGHDDIADRVKALDAGVDDYLTKPFSIEELMARLRAMQRRAEFFSKEGRSGQPLLLEVGDLRLHTGTRDVRRGDREIQLSVKEYDLLHFLMRGRGRVLERAEIMRGVWGENFYGDDNLLDVYIRYLRQKIETEDQPTLIHTVRGVGFILRDEATR from the coding sequence ATGGTTGATGCTGCAGCCAGCCCCCCGAGGGTTCTGCTGGTCGATGACGAATCCCGCCTGACCGACCTGCTGCGCCTCGAACTCGATGTGGAGGGCTACGCGGTCGACGTGGCCTCCGACGGAGCTTCAGCCCTGATCAAGGCTCGCCAGGACCCGGCTCCGAATCTGATCGTGCTCGACTGGAATCTCCCCGACTTCACCGGCATCGACATCTGCCAGAGGATTCGCAGCAGTGGCGTCACCACGCCGATCCTCATGCTCACCGGCCACGACGACATCGCCGATCGGGTCAAAGCTCTCGATGCCGGCGTGGATGACTACCTCACCAAGCCCTTCTCGATCGAGGAGCTGATGGCTCGCCTGCGGGCCATGCAACGGCGGGCGGAATTCTTCTCCAAGGAGGGCAGGAGCGGGCAGCCACTGCTCCTGGAGGTAGGCGATCTCCGTTTGCATACCGGCACGCGCGATGTGCGTCGAGGTGACCGGGAGATTCAACTCTCCGTGAAGGAATACGACCTGCTTCACTTCCTCATGCGGGGCCGGGGCCGGGTGTTGGAACGCGCTGAAATCATGCGCGGTGTGTGGGGAGAAAATTTCTATGGAGACGACAACCTTCTCGACGTTTACATCCGCTATCTCCGCCAGAAAATTGAAACCGAAGATCAACCCACGCTGATTCACACCGTTCGTGGCGTTGGCTTCATCCTGCGGGATGAAGCCACGCGATGA
- a CDS encoding biotin--[acetyl-CoA-carboxylase] ligase: MAAAGLIGRRGADLARRRRRQGLPAWNLRVLPVCASTETALSQWLQHRPWQGPQPRAVIARHQIRAQGQWGRVWQAPAGGVWISAALPWPSTAAAPGLLGLAVALALAERLEGEGVPIRIKWPNDLLIGDRKLAGVLPRMVYCGGQLRLARIGVGLNVINPVPVGAVALRQVLAPGRCRPWVWTTEVLRCLERACGFALAPQTLVRAVEARLWQRQVRDPATGELWRITGLAADGALQLQQGTRTMSWTRWTDAREQGL, translated from the coding sequence GTGGCGGCAGCAGGGCTGATCGGCCGGCGAGGGGCGGATCTGGCGCGGCGACGGCGTCGTCAGGGCCTTCCCGCCTGGAACCTTCGCGTGCTTCCCGTCTGTGCCAGCACGGAGACCGCGCTCAGCCAGTGGTTGCAGCACAGGCCCTGGCAGGGGCCGCAGCCCCGGGCGGTGATCGCGCGCCATCAGATTCGGGCTCAGGGGCAATGGGGGCGGGTCTGGCAGGCCCCGGCGGGAGGGGTCTGGATCAGCGCGGCCCTGCCCTGGCCCTCAACGGCAGCGGCCCCCGGCCTCCTGGGTCTGGCCGTTGCCCTGGCTCTGGCGGAGCGCCTCGAGGGGGAGGGAGTCCCGATCCGGATCAAATGGCCCAATGATCTGCTGATCGGCGACCGGAAACTGGCTGGTGTATTGCCGCGCATGGTGTACTGCGGTGGTCAGCTTCGTCTGGCGCGCATCGGCGTGGGCCTGAATGTGATCAATCCCGTGCCGGTAGGGGCTGTGGCGCTGCGTCAGGTGCTGGCCCCTGGTCGTTGCCGTCCCTGGGTCTGGACGACCGAGGTGCTGCGATGCCTCGAGCGTGCCTGTGGATTCGCCCTGGCTCCACAGACGCTGGTGCGGGCCGTGGAGGCGAGGCTGTGGCAACGGCAGGTGCGTGACCCCGCCACCGGTGAGCTGTGGCGGATCACGGGGTTGGCGGCTGATGGGGCTTTGCAGCTGCAACAGGGAACCCGGACCATGAGCTGGACGCGTTGGACTGACGCTCGCGAGCAGGGTCTCTAG
- a CDS encoding DUF721 domain-containing protein — protein MARAPRSQRRRFGRGELMQAAEPAAAEPLLGCLESLQRDWRSQGSIAAIWQDWPRLAGSQLAPHCRPLSFHGGLLTVGASQPQWRQALQYSRPQLLAALRSAGHAIRDLRIQQHHAPTRPALDSEASIWARHPSRIDVHGLATCPQCQSPAPAGEMALWGHCGFCRRHRLATSDTTSFSNAPAEDRANRS, from the coding sequence ATGGCAAGGGCGCCACGATCCCAGCGGCGGCGTTTCGGCCGGGGCGAGCTGATGCAGGCGGCGGAACCAGCCGCAGCCGAGCCACTGCTGGGCTGCCTGGAAAGCCTGCAACGCGACTGGCGCTCGCAAGGATCGATCGCCGCGATCTGGCAGGACTGGCCGCGCCTGGCCGGATCCCAACTCGCTCCGCACTGTCGCCCCCTGAGTTTCCATGGAGGGCTGCTCACCGTGGGAGCCAGCCAACCCCAATGGCGTCAGGCACTCCAATACAGCCGCCCCCAGCTGCTGGCTGCGCTGCGGAGCGCCGGCCACGCGATTCGCGACCTGCGCATCCAGCAACACCATGCACCGACACGCCCGGCACTGGACAGCGAGGCATCGATCTGGGCTCGTCATCCCAGTCGCATCGATGTGCACGGACTCGCCACCTGTCCGCAGTGCCAGAGCCCGGCCCCTGCTGGGGAGATGGCGCTCTGGGGCCATTGCGGCTTCTGCCGGCGCCACCGGCTGGCCACCAGCGACACAACCTCCTTCAGTAACGCTCCGGCCGAGGATCGCGCCAATCGGAGCTGA
- a CDS encoding aminotransferase class I/II-fold pyridoxal phosphate-dependent enzyme, producing the protein MHTSRRLERLGSGVFDRNDQRKHHYRLSEAAQGLPLVDLSLGSTDLEPPPQALAAMAAALEAPGSATYCLHAGTRPLREAVASWCQSRFAVDVDPEREVLLLVGSQEGTAHLPLAVLNPGEAGLILDPSYPSHRGGLLLADARIASLPLEEATGWRPCWDRLSSAEWDQLRLMVLGFPHNPTAQVGEQIWLDEAMQRAQRHDCVLAHDNPYLDLALEGEAPALLRSQGWRERGIEFFSLSKGWCLGGFRLAFAVGAAPLISALRQLKGVVDFNQSLALQQGAIAALTEVPDWPRRIVPIYRERRDRTLKALQRLGWQAPVPSMALYLWLPVPAWARQRGWNDEDLAAALLDQAGVALTPGSGFGAAGAHWLRLALVQPSDSLEQAIRRLEPWWRQQG; encoded by the coding sequence ATGCACACCTCTAGGCGTCTGGAGCGACTGGGCAGCGGTGTTTTCGACCGCAATGACCAGCGCAAGCATCACTATCGCCTCAGTGAGGCGGCCCAGGGCCTGCCGCTTGTGGACCTCTCCCTTGGGTCGACGGATCTGGAGCCGCCACCCCAGGCGCTGGCCGCCATGGCGGCAGCACTTGAGGCGCCTGGAAGCGCGACCTATTGCCTCCATGCCGGCACCCGGCCCCTGCGTGAGGCCGTGGCCTCCTGGTGTCAGTCCCGTTTCGCGGTGGATGTGGATCCAGAGCGGGAAGTGCTGCTGCTGGTGGGCTCCCAGGAAGGAACAGCCCATCTGCCTCTGGCGGTGCTCAATCCTGGCGAGGCCGGCTTGATCCTCGATCCCTCCTACCCCTCCCACCGCGGTGGCCTGCTGCTGGCCGACGCCCGGATTGCATCGCTGCCTCTGGAGGAGGCGACGGGATGGCGACCCTGCTGGGACAGGTTGAGCAGCGCCGAATGGGATCAGTTGCGGTTGATGGTGCTGGGCTTTCCCCACAACCCAACGGCGCAGGTCGGTGAGCAGATCTGGCTGGATGAGGCGATGCAGCGGGCCCAGCGCCACGATTGCGTGCTGGCCCACGACAACCCCTATCTCGATCTAGCCCTGGAAGGAGAGGCGCCAGCGCTGTTGCGCAGCCAGGGCTGGCGCGAGCGGGGGATCGAATTCTTTTCCCTCTCGAAGGGTTGGTGCCTCGGTGGCTTCCGTCTTGCCTTCGCCGTTGGGGCGGCGCCCCTGATCAGCGCGCTCCGGCAGCTCAAGGGGGTGGTGGACTTCAACCAATCCCTCGCCCTGCAGCAGGGGGCGATCGCGGCTCTCACCGAGGTCCCCGATTGGCCGCGCCGGATCGTGCCCATCTATCGCGAGCGCAGGGATCGCACCCTGAAGGCGCTTCAACGCCTCGGCTGGCAGGCGCCCGTCCCGTCGATGGCGCTCTATCTGTGGCTTCCCGTACCCGCCTGGGCCAGGCAGCGGGGCTGGAACGACGAGGATCTGGCGGCGGCGCTTCTCGATCAGGCGGGTGTGGCGCTCACCCCGGGGTCGGGCTTCGGTGCCGCCGGTGCCCATTGGTTGCGCCTTGCCCTGGTGCAACCGAGCGACAGCCTGGAGCAGGCCATCCGGCGTTTGGAGCCCTGGTGGCGGCAGCAGGGCTGA
- a CDS encoding ABC transporter ATP-binding protein codes for MADPAPAPLSTATDAQPVAHLHEVSKVYGTGAATVKALDHLNLTVHQGDYLAVMGASGSGKSTAMNIIGCLDRPSSGSYQLNGIAVEQLDDDALADLRNQELGFVFQQFHLLPHASALENVMLPMIYAGVPAGERRRRAAAALERVGLAERLENRPNQLSGGQQQRVAIARAIINQPALLLADEPTGALDSRTTNDVLDLFDDLHRQGITLVLVTHEDDVAARAATVAHFRDGRVERLERNRR; via the coding sequence TTGGCTGACCCCGCACCCGCCCCCTTATCAACGGCAACCGACGCGCAACCGGTGGCTCATCTGCATGAGGTGAGCAAGGTTTACGGCACCGGTGCGGCCACCGTGAAGGCTCTCGACCATCTCAATCTCACCGTGCATCAGGGCGATTACCTGGCGGTGATGGGTGCGAGCGGCTCCGGCAAAAGCACGGCGATGAACATCATCGGCTGCCTCGACCGCCCCAGCAGCGGCTCATACCAACTCAACGGCATCGCCGTCGAACAACTCGATGACGACGCCCTGGCCGATCTGCGCAACCAGGAGCTGGGCTTTGTCTTCCAGCAGTTCCACCTGCTGCCGCACGCTTCCGCGCTTGAAAATGTGATGTTGCCGATGATCTATGCCGGCGTTCCCGCCGGCGAGAGACGCCGCCGGGCTGCAGCGGCACTGGAACGGGTCGGCCTGGCCGAACGCCTGGAGAATCGCCCCAATCAGCTCTCCGGCGGCCAGCAGCAACGGGTGGCGATCGCCAGGGCGATCATCAACCAACCCGCCCTCCTGCTGGCGGATGAACCCACCGGCGCCCTCGATTCGCGCACCACCAACGATGTGCTGGATCTGTTTGACGATCTGCATCGCCAGGGGATCACGCTCGTGCTGGTGACCCACGAAGACGATGTGGCCGCAAGGGCCGCCACGGTGGCCCATTTCCGCGACGGCCGCGTCGAGCGCCTCGAGCGGAATCGCCGCTGA
- a CDS encoding M23 family metallopeptidase, with product MLVRWLAAAWLLALPVAPQAPGDLPAAEPPVLPPARLETQEPLRFDRSLESLERNRVITPLERRQLEAGAVARPIHVPALQQACRSGALSKQECRSGVALRGRGLRGDSKRLSWRSRRDGGLAASLRRGADGQPLPPITVPVSALLGGTGPGFRLESVFAVSPRPLPLVGNGDRRLLFPIIGSAITTSEFGWRLHPVIGNWLMHAGKDLAAPEGTPVVAALSGTVTSSGLAGGYGIAVELEHSQPRRRTLYGHLSEIYVKAGQTVRQGEVIGRVGSTGLSTGPHLHFELRRPDGDGWVAMDPGDLDLNPLTAGGDDAVSLLVAQLMQGLERPRG from the coding sequence GTGCTCGTGCGCTGGCTTGCGGCTGCCTGGCTCCTGGCCTTGCCGGTGGCCCCTCAGGCCCCGGGTGACCTCCCTGCCGCAGAGCCGCCTGTGCTGCCCCCGGCCAGGCTGGAGACTCAGGAACCGCTGCGTTTTGACCGCTCCCTCGAAAGCCTGGAGCGCAACAGGGTGATCACCCCGCTGGAACGGCGGCAGCTGGAGGCGGGTGCCGTGGCTCGGCCGATTCATGTGCCGGCCCTGCAGCAGGCCTGTCGCAGCGGTGCGCTGTCGAAGCAGGAATGCCGTTCCGGTGTGGCCCTGCGTGGCCGTGGCTTGCGCGGTGACTCAAAGCGTTTGTCCTGGCGTTCCCGCCGCGACGGTGGTCTGGCCGCCAGCTTGCGTCGCGGTGCGGATGGTCAGCCCCTGCCACCGATCACGGTGCCGGTGTCCGCTCTGCTCGGTGGAACCGGTCCCGGCTTCCGACTCGAATCGGTGTTCGCCGTCTCACCTCGCCCCTTGCCGCTGGTGGGCAACGGCGATCGCCGTCTCCTCTTTCCGATTATCGGCTCGGCGATCACCACCAGTGAATTCGGCTGGCGTCTCCATCCGGTGATCGGCAATTGGTTGATGCATGCCGGCAAGGACCTGGCCGCGCCTGAAGGCACGCCGGTGGTGGCCGCATTGTCTGGCACGGTCACCAGCAGTGGTCTAGCGGGTGGGTATGGCATCGCCGTTGAGCTCGAACACAGCCAGCCCCGGCGCCGCACGCTGTATGGCCACCTCTCCGAGATCTATGTGAAAGCGGGCCAGACCGTCCGTCAGGGGGAGGTGATCGGACGGGTCGGCAGCACGGGGTTGAGCACCGGTCCCCATCTCCATTTCGAACTGCGGCGACCCGATGGGGATGGCTGGGTGGCGATGGATCCGGGTGATCTGGATCTGAACCCGCTGACGGCGGGCGGAGATGATGCCGTGTCGTTGTTGGTGGCCCAGCTCATGCAGGGTCTGGAGCGGCCCCGCGGTTAA
- a CDS encoding PspA/IM30 family protein — MGFFDRLSRLLRANLNDLVSKAEDPVKILDQSVADMQADLVKLRQAVAMAIASQKRLRNQADQAEAQAATWYERAELALKKGEEGLAREALARRKTFQETATSLSGQLQGQDAQVETLKKSLVALEGKIAEARTKKDMLKARAQAAQAQQQLQSAVGNLGTNSAMAAFERMEDKVQALEASSQAAAELAGADLESQFASLEGGSDVDDELASLRQRLEGGPEAVALPAGEPSDQTKVEPVKVAEVDADLEELRKSIDKL; from the coding sequence ATGGGTTTCTTCGATCGGCTCAGTCGTCTGCTTCGGGCCAACCTCAACGATCTGGTGAGCAAGGCGGAGGATCCGGTCAAGATTCTCGATCAGTCGGTTGCCGACATGCAGGCCGACCTGGTCAAGCTGCGTCAGGCGGTGGCGATGGCCATTGCCAGTCAGAAGCGGTTGCGCAATCAGGCCGATCAGGCCGAGGCCCAGGCGGCCACCTGGTATGAACGGGCTGAACTGGCCTTGAAGAAAGGGGAGGAGGGGTTGGCCCGTGAGGCCCTGGCCCGCCGCAAGACCTTCCAGGAGACCGCGACGTCGCTCTCAGGCCAGCTGCAGGGTCAGGACGCTCAGGTGGAGACCCTCAAGAAGAGCCTGGTGGCCCTCGAGGGCAAGATCGCCGAAGCGCGCACCAAGAAGGACATGCTCAAGGCCCGGGCCCAGGCGGCCCAGGCGCAGCAGCAGCTGCAGAGTGCTGTGGGCAATCTCGGCACCAACTCGGCCATGGCGGCGTTTGAGCGCATGGAAGACAAGGTGCAGGCCTTGGAGGCCAGCAGCCAGGCTGCAGCCGAGCTGGCCGGCGCCGATCTGGAGAGCCAGTTCGCTTCCCTCGAGGGTGGCAGTGATGTGGACGATGAACTGGCCTCCCTGCGGCAGCGACTGGAGGGTGGACCGGAAGCGGTGGCCTTGCCGGCCGGAGAGCCCTCCGACCAGACCAAGGTCGAGCCCGTGAAGGTGGCGGAGGTGGATGCCGATCTCGAGGAGCTGCGCAAGTCGATCGACAAGCTCTGA
- the topA gene encoding type I DNA topoisomerase, translating to MANTLVIVESPTKARTIRGFLPKGYRVEASMGHVRDLPNNASEIPAAQKGQKWANLGVNTEADFEPLYVVPKDKKKVVRELKDALKGAEQLLLATDEDREGESISWHLLQLLAPKVPVKRMVFHEITKEAISRALEQTRELDMELVHAQETRRILDRLVGYTLSPLLWKKVAWGLSAGRVQSVAVRLLVQRERARRAFRSGSYWDLKAQLEQAGSAFDAKLTHLENQRIATGQDFDESTGGLKEGSKVRLLSETEARALVNTVQTSPWRVESVEEKPSVRRPVPPFTTSTLQQEANRKLRLSARETMRCAQGLYERGFITYMRTDSVHLSEQAISAARHCVEHRYGKDYLSKAPRQFSTKARNAQEAHEAIRPSGETFRAPADTGLDGRDLALYELIWKRTVASQMAEARLTMLTVDLQVADARFRSTGKRIDFPGFFRAYVEGSDDPDAALEGQEVLLPALKSGDAPTPREVEALGHQTQPPARYSEASLVKMLEKEGIGRPSTYASIIGTIVDRGYASLQNNALTPSFTAFAVTALLEEHFPDLVDTGFTARMESTLDEISTGKVQWLPYLEGFYKGEEGLESQVQKREGDIDAGASRTVDLEGLPCVVRIGRFGAYLEAKRVGDDGEEELIKATLPQEITPADLDADKAELILKQKADGPEALGEDPETGDLVYLLFGQYGPYVQRGQVSDENPKPKRASLPKGVKPEDLSLDDALGLLRLPRLLGEHPEGGRVQAGLGRFGPYVVWDKGKGEKDYRSLKGDDDVLAVGLSRALELLAMPKRGRGGRTALKDLGKPEGSEETVQVFDGPYGLYVKQGKVNASLPEGKGADAITLAEAVELLEAKAASKKTSKRSSTRSSTAKSTTGSKAAARKPAAKKPPATTKTGRLRASAVRVIKPGES from the coding sequence GTGGCGAACACCCTGGTCATTGTTGAGAGCCCCACCAAGGCCCGCACCATCCGTGGCTTTCTGCCCAAGGGCTATCGGGTGGAGGCTTCCATGGGGCATGTGCGCGACCTGCCCAATAACGCCAGTGAGATTCCAGCCGCCCAGAAAGGTCAGAAATGGGCCAACCTCGGTGTCAACACCGAGGCAGACTTCGAACCGCTCTATGTAGTGCCGAAGGACAAGAAAAAGGTGGTGCGAGAGCTGAAGGACGCGCTCAAGGGAGCTGAGCAGTTGCTGCTCGCCACCGATGAAGACCGGGAAGGGGAGAGCATCAGCTGGCATCTTCTGCAGCTCCTGGCCCCCAAGGTGCCCGTCAAGCGCATGGTGTTTCACGAGATCACCAAGGAGGCGATCTCCCGGGCTCTGGAGCAGACCCGCGAGCTGGATATGGAGCTGGTCCATGCCCAGGAAACCCGACGGATTCTCGATCGCCTCGTGGGCTACACCCTTTCGCCCCTGTTATGGAAGAAGGTGGCCTGGGGCCTCTCTGCCGGTCGGGTGCAGTCGGTGGCGGTGCGTCTGCTGGTGCAGCGGGAACGGGCACGTCGTGCCTTTCGCAGCGGCAGCTACTGGGATCTCAAGGCGCAACTGGAGCAGGCCGGGTCTGCCTTCGACGCCAAGCTCACCCATCTGGAGAACCAGCGCATCGCCACCGGTCAGGATTTCGATGAGTCGACCGGCGGTCTCAAGGAGGGCAGCAAGGTGCGGCTGCTCAGTGAGACTGAGGCCCGTGCTCTGGTCAACACCGTTCAGACCTCTCCCTGGCGGGTGGAGTCGGTGGAGGAAAAGCCGTCGGTGCGTCGGCCAGTGCCTCCTTTCACCACCAGCACCCTGCAGCAGGAGGCCAACCGCAAACTGCGGCTGTCGGCACGGGAGACGATGCGCTGTGCCCAGGGGCTGTATGAACGGGGCTTCATCACCTACATGCGCACCGATTCGGTGCACCTCTCCGAGCAGGCGATCAGCGCAGCCCGCCATTGCGTGGAGCATCGCTACGGCAAGGACTATCTGAGCAAGGCGCCGCGGCAGTTCAGCACCAAGGCCCGCAACGCCCAGGAGGCCCATGAGGCGATCCGGCCCTCCGGTGAAACCTTCCGCGCGCCTGCGGACACCGGTCTGGATGGTCGCGATCTCGCTCTCTATGAGCTGATCTGGAAACGCACGGTGGCCAGCCAGATGGCGGAAGCTCGGCTCACCATGCTCACTGTGGACCTGCAGGTGGCGGACGCCCGGTTTCGTTCCACCGGCAAACGCATCGACTTCCCTGGCTTCTTCCGCGCCTATGTGGAGGGCAGCGATGATCCCGATGCAGCCCTGGAGGGGCAGGAGGTGTTGCTGCCGGCTCTGAAATCCGGTGATGCGCCCACGCCCCGGGAGGTGGAGGCCCTCGGCCACCAGACCCAGCCCCCGGCTCGCTACAGCGAGGCCTCGCTCGTGAAAATGCTGGAGAAGGAAGGGATCGGCCGGCCGTCCACCTACGCCAGCATCATCGGCACGATTGTTGACCGTGGCTACGCCTCACTCCAGAACAATGCCCTGACCCCGAGCTTCACGGCCTTTGCCGTCACCGCCCTGCTGGAGGAGCATTTCCCCGATCTCGTCGATACGGGCTTCACCGCTCGGATGGAGTCGACCCTGGATGAGATCTCCACGGGCAAGGTGCAGTGGTTGCCTTACCTGGAAGGGTTTTACAAGGGTGAGGAAGGACTGGAATCCCAGGTTCAGAAGCGTGAGGGAGACATTGATGCCGGTGCCTCCCGCACGGTCGACTTGGAGGGGCTGCCCTGCGTGGTGCGCATCGGCCGCTTCGGCGCCTATCTGGAGGCGAAACGGGTGGGAGACGATGGCGAAGAGGAGCTGATCAAGGCCACCTTGCCCCAGGAGATCACGCCGGCCGATCTCGATGCCGATAAGGCTGAACTCATCCTCAAGCAGAAGGCCGACGGCCCCGAAGCCCTGGGTGAAGATCCGGAAACCGGTGATCTGGTGTATCTACTTTTTGGTCAGTACGGCCCCTATGTGCAGCGGGGCCAGGTGAGTGATGAGAACCCGAAGCCGAAACGGGCGTCTCTGCCCAAGGGAGTGAAGCCGGAGGATCTCAGCCTCGACGATGCGCTCGGTCTGCTGCGGTTGCCGCGGTTGCTCGGGGAGCATCCCGAGGGAGGGCGCGTTCAGGCCGGACTCGGCCGCTTCGGCCCCTACGTGGTTTGGGATAAGGGCAAGGGTGAGAAGGACTACCGCTCACTCAAGGGCGATGACGATGTGCTGGCGGTGGGCCTCAGTCGCGCCCTGGAGTTGCTGGCGATGCCGAAGCGGGGGCGTGGGGGACGCACCGCCCTCAAGGACCTTGGGAAGCCCGAGGGCAGTGAGGAGACCGTGCAGGTGTTCGATGGTCCCTATGGCCTCTATGTGAAACAGGGCAAGGTGAATGCGTCCTTGCCGGAGGGCAAGGGCGCTGACGCCATCACCCTGGCGGAAGCGGTGGAGTTGCTGGAAGCCAAGGCCGCCAGCAAAAAGACCAGCAAGCGCTCCAGCACCAGGAGCAGCACGGCCAAAAGCACCACCGGAAGCAAGGCGGCGGCACGCAAACCCGCAGCCAAGAAACCACCCGCCACCACCAAGACCGGGCGCCTCAGGGCCAGCGCCGTGCGGGTGATCAAACCCGGGGAGAGCTGA
- a CDS encoding NAD(P)H-quinone oxidoreductase subunit N, giving the protein MPELGALFLSTQAMAAPGELINLALNAGAVAPEGAVLIAMLATLLVDLAGERVAVRWVPPICYAGLGTALVLLALQWNAPLEPSFLGAFLPDRLAIAFRSIVALSTLLSLLISWRYAEKSGTPVGEYAAILLAATLGAMLLCGATDLVSVFVSLETLSVASYLLSGYMKRDARSSEAALKYLLVGSAAAAVFLYGGSLLYGLSGSTSLEVIGEALLTSPTPLAALALVFVLATVAFKIAAVPFHQWTPDVYEGSPTPVVAFLSVGSKAAGFALALRILVGCFDFFDAQWKLLFTVLALLSMTLGNVVALAQTSMKRMLAYSSIGQAGFVMIGLVCGTEDGFAAMVLYMAAYLFMNLGAFACIILFSIRTGSDRIADYAGLYQKDPLITLGLSLCLLSLGGIPPMLGFFGKIYLFFAGWADHQYLLVVVGLITSVVSIYYYIGVIKMMVVKEPQEASEVVRNYPAIQWTTLGLPPLRFALVACVLVTAVGGILSNPLFQWANSAVDGTPLLQQAIAQASLRALG; this is encoded by the coding sequence ATGCCCGAGCTGGGTGCACTGTTTCTCTCCACCCAGGCCATGGCCGCACCTGGGGAGTTAATCAATCTGGCCCTCAACGCTGGAGCAGTGGCTCCAGAGGGCGCTGTGCTGATCGCCATGCTGGCCACGCTGCTGGTGGATCTGGCGGGTGAACGGGTGGCCGTGCGCTGGGTTCCACCGATTTGTTATGCCGGCCTCGGCACCGCCCTGGTGCTGCTCGCGCTGCAGTGGAATGCGCCGCTGGAGCCCTCATTCCTCGGGGCTTTCCTGCCGGACCGACTCGCCATCGCCTTCCGATCGATCGTCGCCCTCTCCACCCTGCTGTCGCTCCTGATCAGCTGGCGCTACGCCGAGAAAAGCGGCACGCCTGTGGGTGAATATGCCGCCATCCTCCTCGCTGCCACGCTCGGTGCCATGCTCCTCTGCGGAGCCACCGATCTGGTGAGCGTGTTCGTTTCCCTGGAAACCCTCTCAGTCGCCAGCTATCTGCTTTCGGGTTACATGAAGCGGGATGCCCGCAGTTCCGAGGCAGCCCTGAAATACCTACTCGTGGGCTCAGCCGCGGCGGCTGTTTTTCTCTACGGCGGCTCCCTGCTCTATGGCCTCAGTGGTTCCACCAGCCTCGAGGTGATCGGCGAAGCCCTGCTCACCAGCCCCACACCACTGGCGGCCCTCGCCCTCGTGTTTGTGCTGGCCACGGTGGCCTTCAAGATCGCGGCGGTTCCCTTCCATCAATGGACGCCGGATGTGTATGAGGGATCGCCGACACCTGTGGTCGCCTTCCTCTCCGTGGGCTCCAAGGCGGCTGGCTTTGCCCTCGCTCTTCGCATCCTGGTGGGTTGCTTTGACTTCTTCGACGCCCAGTGGAAGCTTCTCTTCACCGTGCTGGCGTTGTTGAGCATGACCCTGGGCAATGTGGTCGCCCTGGCCCAAACATCGATGAAGCGGATGCTGGCCTACAGCTCCATCGGCCAGGCGGGCTTCGTGATGATCGGCCTGGTGTGCGGTACGGAAGATGGATTCGCGGCCATGGTGCTTTACATGGCGGCCTATCTCTTCATGAACCTGGGCGCCTTTGCCTGCATCATCCTGTTCTCGATCCGCACGGGCAGTGATCGCATCGCTGATTACGCCGGCCTCTATCAAAAAGATCCGTTGATCACCCTAGGACTCAGCCTCTGCCTGCTCTCCCTTGGCGGCATTCCGCCGATGCTCGGCTTCTTCGGCAAGATCTATCTCTTCTTTGCTGGCTGGGCCGATCACCAGTATCTGCTGGTGGTGGTGGGCCTGATCACTTCCGTGGTGTCGATCTACTACTACATCGGGGTGATCAAGATGATGGTGGTCAAAGAGCCCCAGGAAGCGTCTGAAGTGGTGCGTAACTATCCCGCGATCCAGTGGACCACCCTCGGACTTCCGCCCCTGCGCTTTGCCCTCGTCGCCTGCGTGTTGGTGACCGCCGTGGGTGGCATTCTCTCCAATCCCCTGTTCCAGTGGGCCAATAGTGCGGTGGATGGCACACCACTGCTGCAGCAAGCGATCGCCCAGGCCAGCCTGAGAGCCCTTGGCTGA